One window of Akkermansia biwaensis genomic DNA carries:
- a CDS encoding DMT family transporter: protein MPYLYLLLSIAGELMGTLCLKYAEGFTRPWPTAGAIAAYVICFFFLSKSLRGIELSIAYASWSGIGIVAATCLSVFLFKEHLNAAGVFAIVLIVTGTVLLNVSGSAH, encoded by the coding sequence ATGCCGTATTTGTATTTGCTGCTGTCCATAGCGGGAGAATTGATGGGGACTCTCTGCCTGAAATACGCGGAAGGGTTCACCCGTCCCTGGCCGACGGCAGGAGCCATTGCCGCCTATGTCATCTGTTTCTTTTTCCTGTCCAAATCCCTCAGGGGCATCGAGCTGAGCATCGCGTACGCTTCCTGGTCCGGCATCGGAATAGTGGCCGCCACCTGCCTGTCCGTATTCCTGTTCAAAGAGCATCTGAATGCCGCAGGCGTTTTTGCCATCGTCCTCATTGTGACGGGCACCGTGCTTCTGAATGTTTCCGGCTCGGCGCATTAG
- the coaD gene encoding pantetheine-phosphate adenylyltransferase, producing the protein MKRIAVYAGSFDPLTNGHLWMIRQGARMFDELIVAIGDNPEKHYTFSHEERMDMLRTALSDMPEVRIAEFHNRFLVDFAKEHEASFMLRGIRSTQDYEYERVMRHINADMAPKVCTVFLMPPRDTAELSSSMIKGLIGPEGWESQVSRYVPPNVFALLKKKYKTLTEEMRRQGGQ; encoded by the coding sequence ATGAAGCGCATCGCCGTGTACGCCGGTAGTTTCGACCCCCTGACCAATGGCCACTTGTGGATGATCAGGCAGGGGGCGCGGATGTTTGATGAGCTGATTGTGGCCATCGGCGACAATCCGGAAAAGCATTACACGTTTTCCCATGAAGAACGCATGGACATGCTTCGTACGGCGCTTTCCGATATGCCGGAGGTCCGCATTGCCGAATTCCACAACCGCTTTCTGGTGGACTTTGCCAAGGAGCATGAGGCCTCCTTCATGCTGCGCGGCATCCGTTCCACTCAGGACTATGAATATGAACGCGTGATGCGCCATATCAATGCGGATATGGCTCCCAAGGTTTGTACCGTGTTCCTGATGCCCCCGCGCGATACGGCGGAATTGTCCTCCAGCATGATCAAGGGCCTGATCGGGCCGGAAGGATGGGAAAGCCAGGTGAGCCGTTACGTTCCCCCGAACGTGTTCGCCCTGCTCAAGAAGAAATATAAAACCCTGACGGAGGAAATGCGCCGGCAGGGCGGCCAATAG